From the genome of Perca flavescens isolate YP-PL-M2 chromosome 12, PFLA_1.0, whole genome shotgun sequence, one region includes:
- the LOC114564858 gene encoding tripartite motif-containing protein 16-like, with amino-acid sequence MAQKQVKLDRESFSCSVCLDLLKDPVTTSCGHSYCMDCIQRHWDGEDEKQIYSCPQCRKTFTPRPFLLKNTMLSDLVEKTELQAAPADHCYAVAEDVACDVCTGRKLKALKSCLVCLVSYCDQHLQPHYESPAFEKHRLVEPSKNLQENICSHHVEVMKIFCRTDQQCICYLCTLDEHKGHDTVSAAAERTERQKELEGSQQNIQQRIQDREKYVKLLQQEVEAINHSADKAVEDSKKIFTELIRCMEKKRLAVERQVISEQKTEVRRVKELQEKLEQEITELKRKDAEMKKLSHTEDHTQFLKNYSSLSPLSESTDSPSIDIRPLRYFEDVTAAVSEFRDRLQALQNEKWTDISPTWSAWYVLQLEPKTRTEFLKYSRELTLDPNTANTQLLLSEDNRKVAVMTDYEKPSYSSHPDRFTDYRQVLSRESLTGRCYWEVEWKGQGVVIAVTHKDIRRTGTSKECRLGFNVPNVLVYKSWALDCYGPFGFYFYHNKIRSLLSGKARGAVSGISRVGVYLDQYAGTLTFYAITETMTLLHRVQTTFCEPLYVGLYVTSIFETAEFRKLK; translated from the coding sequence ATGGCACAGAAACAAGTGAAGCTGGACCGGGAAAGCTTCTCTTGTTCAGTCTGTCTGGATCTACTGAAGGATCCTGTGACTACTTCCTGTGGACACAGCTACTGCATGGACTGTATTCAACGCCACTGGGATGGAGAAGATGAGAAGCAGATCTACAGCTGTCCTCAGTGTAGAAAGACTTTCACACCAAGGCCTTTCCTgctgaaaaacaccatgttaTCAGATTTAGTGGAGAAGACTGAACTccaagctgctcctgctgatcactgctatgctgtagctgaagatgtggcctgtgatgtcTGCACTGGGAGAAAACTGAAAGCCCTCAAGTCCTGTCTGGTGTGTCTGGTCTCTTACTGTGATCAACACCTTCAGCCTCATTACGAATCCCCAGCGTTTGAAAAACATCGGCTGGTGGAGCCCTCCAAGAATCTCCAGGAGAACATCTGCTCTCATCATGTTGAGGTGATGAAGATTTTCTGCCGTACTGATCAGCAGTGTATCTGTTATCTCTGCACTCTGGATGAACATAAAGGCCACGACACagtctcagctgcagcagaaaggactgagaggcagaaagagCTCGAGGGGAGTCAACAAAACATCCAGCAGAgaatccaggacagagagaaatatGTGAAGCTGCTTCAACAGGAGGTGGAGGCCATCAATCACTCTGCTGATAAAGCAGTGGAGGATAGTAAGAAGATCTTCACTGAGCTGATCCGTTGCATGGAGAAAAAACGCTTGGCTGTGGAGCGGCAGGTCATATCTGAGCAGAAAACTGAAGTGAGGCGAGTCAAAGAGcttcaggagaagctggagcaggagatcactgagctgaagaggaaagATGCTGAGATGaagaagctctcacacacagaggatcaCACACAGTTTCTGAAAAACTACTCCTCACTGTCACCACTCAGTGAATCTACAGACTCACCCAGCATCGATATCCGTCCTCTGCGCTACTTTGAGGACGTGACAGCTGCGGTTTCAGAATTCCGAGATAGACTACAGGCGCTTCAGAACGAGAAATGGACAGACATCTCACCGACATGGTCTGCATGGTATGTTTTACAGTTAGAGCCCAAGACCAGAACTGAATTCCTAAAATATTCACGTGAACTCACACTGGATCCAAACACAGCAAATACACAGCTGTTATTATCTGAGGACAACAGAAAAGTGGCAGTAATGACAGACTATGAAAAACCATCTTATTCTAGTCACCCAGACAGATTCACTGATTATAGGCAGGTCCTGAGTAGAGAGAGTCTGACCGGACGgtgttactgggaggtggagTGGAAGGGGCAGGGAGTTGTAATAGCAGTCACACACAAGGATATCAGAAGAACAGGGACCTCGAAAGAATGTAGACTTGGTTTCAATGTCCCCAATGTCTTGGTTTACAAGTCCTGGGCATTAGATTGTTACGGCCCTTTTGGTTTTTACTTTTATCACAACAAAATCCGAAGTCTTCTTTCAGGTAAGGCCAGAGGAGCTGTTTCTGGTATTTCCAGAGtaggagtgtacctggatcaGTATGCAGGTACTCTGACCTTCTACGCCATCACTGAAaccatgactctcctccacagagtccagaccacattCTGTGAGCCTCTCTACGTTGGACTTTATGTAACGTCCATTTTTGAAACTGCAGAGTTCCGTAAACTCAAATAG
- the LOC114564859 gene encoding tripartite motif-containing protein 16-like, with product MAQQGVQLDRETFSCSICLDLLKDPVTTSCGHSYCMNCIQGHWDKEYEKKIYSCPQCRETFTPRPVLLKNTMLADLVEELKKAGLLSQRHEASPADHCYPEPEDVACDVCTGRKLKALKSCLVCLVSYCDQHLQPHYNSSAFEKHKLVEPSKNLQENICSRHDEVMKIFCRTDQQCICSLCLMDQHKGHNTVSAAAERTERQKELEGNQQNIQQRIQDREKDVKLLQQEVEAINRSADKAVEDSKKIFTELIHLMEKRSSDVEQQVRFLQKTEVSRVIEVQEKLEQEITELKRKDAEMKKISHTEDHNQFLHSYSSLSPLSESTDSPSINIRPLRYFEDVTAAVSEVRDKLQDFLNEKLTNISLTVTEADVLLSNPREPKTRAEFLKYSREITLDPNTAHTQLLLSEGNRKGTLISQPQSYPSHPDRFTKEFQVLSRESLAGRCYWEVEWRGEVIYVAVSYKNVTRAGSSNACRFGLNDKSWALRCDNNSFKLLYKNVRTPVPGPWSSRVGVYLDHSAGTLSFYSVSDTMTLLHRVQTTFTQPLYAGLSFYATTKDAAEFCKLK from the coding sequence ATGGCGCAGCAAGGAGTTCAGCTGGACCGGGAAACTTTCTCTtgttccatctgtctggatctacTGAAGGATCCGGTGACTACTTCCTGTGGACACAGCTACTGTATGAACTGTATTCAAGGCCACTGGGATAAAGAGTATGAGAAGAAAATCTACAGCTGTCCTCAGTGCAGAGAGACTTTCACACCGAGGCCTGTCCTgctgaaaaacaccatgttagCAGATTTAGTGGAGGAACTAAAGAAGGCTGGACTCCTCAGTCAGAGGCATGAAGCCTCTCCTGCTGATCACTGTTATCCTGAACCTgaagatgtggcctgtgatgtcTGCACTGGGAGAAAACTGAAAGCCCTCAAGTCCTGTCTGGTGTGTCTGGTCTCTTACTGTGATCAACACCTTCAGCCTCATTATAACTCCTCTGCTTTTGAGAAACACAAGCTGGTGGAGCCCTCCAAGAATCTCCAGGAGAACATCTGCTCTCGTcatgatgaggtgatgaagatATTCTGTCGTACTGATCAGCAGTGTATCTGTTCTCTTTGCTTAATGGACCAACATAAAGGCCACAACACagtctcagctgcagcagaaaggactgagaggcagaaagagCTCGAGGGGAATCAACAAAACATCCAGCAGAgaatccaggacagagagaaagatgtgaagctgcttcaaCAGGAGGTGGAGGCTATCAATCGCTCTGCTGATAAAGCAGTGGAGGACAGTAAGAAGATCTTCACTGAGCTGATCCATCTCATGGAGAAAAGAAGCTCTGATGTggagcagcaggtcagattcctGCAGAAAACTGAAGTGAGTCGAGTCATCGAGGttcaggagaagctggagcaggagatcactgagctgaagaggaaagACGCTGAGATGAAGAAGatctcacacacagaggatcaCAACCAGTTTCTACACAGCTACTCCTCACTGTCACCACTCAGTGAATCTACAGACTCACCCAGCATCAATATCCGTCCTCTGCGCTACTTTGAGGATGTGACAGCAGCCGTGTCAGAGGTCAGAGATAAACTACAGGACTTTCTAAATGAGAAATTGACAAACATCTCACTGACTGTGACTGAAGCGGATGTTTTACTGTCAAATCCACGAGAGCCCAAGACCAGAGCTGAATTCCTAAAATATTCACGTGAAATCACACTGGATCCAAACACAgctcacacacagctgttattATCTGAGGGCAACAGAAAAGGAACATTAATTTCACAGCCACAGTCTTATCCTAGTCACCCAGACAGATTCACTAAAGAGTTTCAGGTCCTGAGTAGAGAGAGTCTGGCTGGAcgttgttactgggaggtggagTGGAGAGGCGAAGTAATTTATGTAGCAGTCTCGTACAAGAATGTCACCAGAGCAGGCAGCTCGAATGCATGTAGATTTGGACTCAATGACAAATCTTGGGCATTAAGATGTGACAATAACAGTTTTAAACTTCTGTACAAGAATGTCCGAACTCCTGTCCCAGGTCCTTGGTCCTCCAGAGtaggagtgtacctggatcacagtgcaggtactctgtccttctacagcgtctctgacaccatgactctcctccacagagtccagaccacattcactcagcctctctaCGCTGGACTTAGTTTTTATGCCACTACTAAAGACGCTGCTGAGTTCTGTAAACTCAAATAG